A single genomic interval of Alteromonas sp. BL110 harbors:
- a CDS encoding 23S rRNA (adenine(2030)-N(6))-methyltransferase RlmJ gives MLSYQHAFHAGNHADVIKHLCWIGVINALKKKDKPFTLFDTHAGAGTYDLTDDLSSKNKEYESGISRLFGQADGTATPESLALENQAPKKQSTENLPSLLNDYLSLCEPFLAQQQYPGSPAISAMAKRGSDNLHLMELHPGEFQKLEKNVSRLRTDNSHVHKRDGYEGLRALTPPKPNRGAILIDPPYERASEYSDLVKGVNQVLKRWQQAQIVVWYPLLSERAGAKSGASEVMCDKLAELGKPCFKAEICVAENTSNAGMYGSGVFVLNPPWQLDTNLGSALTKVVGMLGKCESGFQASAHVTWVNEDT, from the coding sequence GTGCTTAGTTATCAACACGCCTTTCATGCTGGCAATCACGCCGACGTCATCAAACATCTCTGTTGGATTGGTGTTATCAACGCTTTAAAAAAGAAAGATAAGCCCTTTACACTTTTTGACACGCATGCCGGTGCAGGCACATATGATTTGACCGACGACCTATCGTCAAAGAACAAAGAGTACGAGTCAGGTATTTCCCGTCTTTTTGGGCAAGCTGATGGAACTGCAACTCCAGAAAGCCTGGCTTTAGAAAACCAGGCTCCAAAAAAACAGAGCACTGAAAATTTGCCAAGCCTACTTAATGACTATCTATCACTGTGCGAACCTTTCTTAGCGCAACAGCAATACCCTGGTTCGCCTGCGATAAGTGCTATGGCTAAACGCGGCAGTGATAATTTACACTTAATGGAACTTCACCCTGGCGAATTCCAAAAGTTAGAGAAAAACGTGTCGCGACTTCGCACCGATAATAGCCATGTACACAAACGAGATGGTTACGAAGGTCTTCGAGCACTGACGCCACCAAAGCCTAATCGCGGTGCTATTTTAATTGACCCCCCTTACGAAAGAGCAAGTGAGTATAGCGACCTTGTCAAAGGCGTTAACCAGGTATTGAAACGCTGGCAGCAGGCACAAATTGTCGTATGGTATCCGCTGCTATCAGAAAGGGCTGGCGCGAAAAGCGGAGCAAGTGAGGTAATGTGCGATAAGCTCGCAGAGCTTGGCAAACCCTGCTTTAAAGCTGAAATATGTGTTGCAGAAAATACGTCTAACGCCGGCATGTATGGTTCTGGCGTGTTTGTGCTGAATCCGCCATGGCAGCTAGATACAAACCTTGGCAGTGCATTAACAAAGGTTGTTGGCATGCTTGGCAAATGTGAGTCAGGTTTTCAAGCCTCAGCGCACGTTACTTGGGTAAATGAAGATACCTAA
- a CDS encoding dihydrolipoyllysine-residue acetyltransferase, whose product MTIEFILPDIGEGIVECELLEWLVSEGEHIEEDQPVAEVMTDKATVQIPAMHAGVVNKLHYAVGDIAKVHEPLFSMTPEDAAANNEIKADTNEQSVIENASVEETKQTKATQNSSSAPDASNGKHIEDFILPDIGEGIVECEIVKWNVAEGDEIEEDQAVVEVMTDKAVVEIPAKNAGVVHRLYYAQGDIAKVHSALFALEVTGDSVVTNSTSDDSGDASKATSTLSSNASPQTSDENTKSKFSDGEFEPPIVIEGKVLASPAVRRVAREKNIDLSTVKGTGKKGRILKSDVLNLQQPNVASSAETTTSSSTTVFTTEKSDSTKAQGSVRTEKVRGIQAAMAKQMSASVYTIPHFTVSDELVMDNLMSLRNVLKPEFEANNVKLSFMPFFVKAMSLALNEFPVINSQLNEDATEISYYSDHNIGFAVDSKIGLLVPNIKRIQDLSLLDIAVQMQDIIEQARAGRVAGEHLKGGTISISNIGAIGGITATPVINKPEAAIVALGKTQKLPRFDDEGNVSAQHIMAVNWSGDHRIIDGATMVRFNNLWMSYLTQPEKMLMHLK is encoded by the coding sequence ATGACAATTGAATTTATCTTACCGGATATAGGTGAAGGTATTGTTGAATGTGAACTTTTAGAATGGTTAGTTTCAGAAGGTGAACATATTGAAGAAGACCAGCCCGTAGCGGAAGTAATGACCGACAAAGCCACCGTTCAAATTCCAGCTATGCATGCTGGGGTCGTTAACAAGTTGCATTATGCAGTTGGTGATATTGCTAAGGTTCATGAGCCACTATTTTCAATGACGCCAGAAGATGCAGCTGCAAATAATGAGATAAAAGCTGATACAAATGAGCAAAGCGTAATAGAAAATGCAAGCGTTGAAGAGACCAAACAAACAAAAGCTACTCAAAATAGTTCATCAGCGCCAGATGCTTCTAATGGCAAGCACATAGAAGACTTTATATTGCCCGATATTGGTGAAGGTATCGTCGAGTGTGAAATTGTGAAGTGGAACGTGGCTGAAGGTGATGAAATTGAAGAAGACCAAGCCGTTGTTGAAGTAATGACCGATAAAGCAGTAGTAGAAATTCCTGCTAAAAACGCGGGAGTCGTGCATCGGCTGTATTACGCGCAAGGCGACATTGCTAAAGTGCATAGTGCCTTGTTCGCGTTAGAAGTTACCGGCGATTCTGTAGTGACAAACAGCACATCTGACGATTCAGGTGACGCATCTAAAGCGACAAGCACGCTTTCCTCAAACGCTTCACCACAAACCTCAGATGAAAACACGAAATCGAAATTCAGTGATGGTGAGTTTGAGCCACCTATTGTTATTGAAGGTAAAGTGCTAGCGAGCCCTGCGGTAAGGCGTGTTGCTAGAGAAAAGAATATCGACCTATCTACGGTTAAAGGTACTGGTAAAAAAGGGCGTATTCTAAAGTCTGACGTATTGAATCTCCAACAACCCAATGTCGCTAGTTCGGCTGAGACTACAACGTCGTCTTCGACAACGGTATTTACCACAGAAAAAAGTGATTCAACTAAAGCTCAAGGCAGTGTTAGAACTGAAAAAGTACGGGGTATTCAGGCGGCGATGGCCAAGCAGATGTCCGCGTCAGTCTACACAATTCCTCATTTCACTGTAAGTGACGAGTTGGTGATGGACAACCTAATGTCGTTACGTAATGTGCTTAAGCCAGAGTTTGAGGCGAACAATGTTAAACTAAGTTTTATGCCGTTTTTCGTTAAAGCAATGTCGTTGGCACTTAACGAGTTCCCTGTAATTAATAGTCAACTCAATGAGGACGCCACCGAGATTAGCTATTACTCTGATCATAATATTGGTTTTGCAGTTGACTCTAAAATTGGGCTTCTTGTGCCTAACATTAAACGGATACAAGACCTTTCCCTACTCGATATTGCTGTTCAGATGCAAGATATCATCGAGCAGGCGAGAGCAGGGCGTGTAGCCGGCGAGCACTTAAAGGGGGGGACTATTAGTATTTCTAATATTGGTGCAATCGGCGGTATAACTGCTACGCCTGTTATCAACAAGCCGGAGGCTGCTATTGTTGCGCTAGGTAAAACCCAAAAGCTTCCCCGTTTTGATGATGAAGGTAATGTTAGCGCACAACACATAATGGCGGTTAACTGGTCAGGTGATCACCGTATTATTGATGGTGCAACTATGGTGCGCTTCAACAACTTATGGATGAGTTATCTAACACAGCCAGAAAAAATGCTAATGCACCTTAAATAA
- a CDS encoding gamma carbonic anhydrase family protein, giving the protein MRYKLGSISPQVHDSAFIAPGAHVIGNTELKEGTSVWFNAVIRGDMDKITVGENTNIQDGSVLHTDAGIPLVLGKGVTVGHKVMLHGCEIGDYSLIGINAVVLNGAKIGKFCIIGANALITENMEIPDYSLVVGSPGKVIRTFDKNVEPKLKASADHYVGNAKTYMASLQQIDE; this is encoded by the coding sequence ATGCGTTATAAATTAGGTTCTATATCACCTCAGGTCCATGACAGTGCGTTTATTGCACCAGGCGCCCACGTTATCGGAAACACCGAACTCAAAGAGGGAACGAGTGTTTGGTTCAACGCGGTAATTCGTGGTGATATGGATAAAATAACGGTGGGTGAGAATACAAATATCCAAGACGGCAGCGTGTTACATACTGATGCAGGAATTCCCTTGGTCCTTGGCAAAGGAGTGACAGTAGGTCATAAAGTTATGCTTCACGGGTGTGAAATTGGCGATTATTCGTTGATAGGTATTAACGCTGTTGTGCTAAACGGTGCGAAAATTGGAAAGTTTTGTATTATTGGCGCTAATGCACTAATCACTGAAAATATGGAAATCCCTGACTACAGCTTAGTTGTAGGGTCACCTGGCAAAGTTATCCGGACGTTTGATAAAAACGTAGAGCCAAAGTTAAAGGCGTCAGCAGACCACTATGTGGGCAATGCAAAGACTTATATGGCATCTTTGCAGCAGATTGACGAATAA
- a CDS encoding alpha-ketoacid dehydrogenase subunit beta yields the protein MAKMNLLQAINNALITAMTEDEKVMVFGEDVGHFGGVFRATSHLQEKFGKARCFNTPLTEQGIIGFANGLASQGSVPVAEIQFGDYIFPAFDQIVNETAKWRYRSGGQFDVGTLTIRTPYGGGIAGGHYHSQSPEAFFAHCPGLKIVIPRDPYQAKGLLLASIRDKNPVLFMEPKRLYRASVSEVPEEDYELPLGKADIVLEGSDITLLGWGAQIEILQKAAEMALEDGVSCEIIDLRSILPWDVETVMQSVMKTGRLLINHEAPLTGGFASEIAASIQERCFLYLEAPIARVCGLDTPYPLAHEKEYMPDETKTYEAIKRTLHY from the coding sequence ATGGCTAAGATGAACTTACTACAAGCAATTAATAATGCACTCATCACAGCCATGACCGAAGATGAGAAAGTAATGGTCTTTGGTGAAGACGTGGGTCACTTTGGTGGTGTATTTCGGGCAACGAGCCATCTTCAAGAAAAATTTGGTAAAGCCCGTTGTTTCAACACGCCACTCACTGAGCAAGGCATTATTGGCTTTGCCAATGGTTTAGCCTCGCAAGGCTCGGTTCCTGTTGCAGAAATTCAGTTCGGTGATTACATTTTTCCAGCTTTTGACCAAATAGTAAACGAAACGGCGAAGTGGCGTTATCGTTCAGGTGGACAGTTTGATGTAGGTACATTAACTATCCGCACTCCATACGGCGGTGGGATCGCAGGCGGTCATTACCATAGCCAGTCACCTGAAGCGTTTTTTGCACATTGCCCAGGCCTTAAGATTGTTATCCCTCGCGATCCATACCAAGCAAAAGGTTTATTACTTGCGTCGATTCGCGATAAAAACCCCGTATTGTTTATGGAGCCTAAGCGACTTTACCGTGCCTCCGTATCAGAAGTACCAGAAGAAGATTACGAGCTACCACTTGGCAAAGCGGATATTGTGCTGGAAGGCAGCGATATTACGCTTCTCGGTTGGGGTGCACAGATAGAGATCCTACAAAAAGCTGCAGAAATGGCCCTTGAAGATGGCGTGTCATGTGAAATTATCGATTTGCGCAGCATACTCCCATGGGATGTTGAAACAGTGATGCAATCTGTCATGAAAACAGGTCGCTTGCTTATTAACCATGAAGCACCGTTAACAGGTGGTTTTGCAAGTGAAATAGCAGCAAGTATTCAAGAGCGTTGTTTTCTATATCTTGAGGCGCCAATTGCCAGAGTTTGTGGTTTAGATACGCCTTATCCATTGGCACATGAAAAAGAATATATGCCAGATGAAACCAAAACGTACGAAGCTATCAAGCGTACGCTTCATTATTAA
- a CDS encoding protein kinase domain-containing protein: MSLLKGLKHFYIPDEQSIYLLSHADAKKLKDWVNLCMSQLERLGYSDIELLGKGAFGFAFAGNAPSGESRVFKFSRITLPQHVQDRLEEEAFMLSHVNHEFVPRFIEYQQIRKQSILVMGRAPGEDLEKVSLKTGPLSPRIIVKIAVQVGELLSSFRQYSENGEIKPIVHGDIKPSNLVWDAASESIGLIDWGSSVFAQTDITGQYVGNNVMDLMSGELHQTNARLGDVYFIGEEQLNGALSSPRFDEQGLASTLYALASGQSCRYGSKVITPSSLGLPKMLANILEYMLSDDPVKRRQGGDYLFNHLHVLKNMVFAQDKQTQYTPLIPTWLTHTLNADIETVVYSSRKSYLRQQALLSDSLDDKEVQELRYINDAQFDRYYKNYLQGMGDTEKAFVSAISRLGRYPVVGGMAVRWEPEGIYVDSSLNLYDETLKTAFDLAVNNVINLARAIHKPAVFKCCMFNAKNTLHIERDSEDEDFLPGSDLSIPYELSRVSAQKDESRTHSYFEDGDDPDELLKLPQDIIETIVQLNTIHHTGCIIFEALPKHLKIHNYYTLLDHSQEERFKALLAQLVQQIPNIKGLGISGFMKLPYKDTRFFEHKAKLPEKYYPRNPKAVIEENVQHVRD, from the coding sequence ATGTCTCTGCTTAAAGGTTTAAAACACTTCTATATACCAGACGAACAGTCGATTTATTTGCTATCCCATGCGGATGCGAAAAAACTCAAAGATTGGGTAAATCTCTGTATGTCCCAGCTAGAAAGGTTAGGGTATAGCGACATTGAGCTTTTAGGAAAAGGCGCGTTTGGTTTTGCCTTTGCAGGCAATGCGCCAAGTGGTGAATCACGGGTATTTAAGTTTTCACGTATAACCTTGCCGCAACACGTTCAAGACCGGTTAGAGGAAGAGGCCTTTATGCTTTCTCACGTTAACCACGAGTTTGTTCCGCGTTTTATCGAATATCAACAAATACGTAAGCAATCAATCTTAGTGATGGGCAGAGCGCCTGGTGAAGATTTAGAAAAAGTCAGCTTAAAAACGGGCCCTTTATCGCCTCGTATTATCGTGAAAATAGCGGTTCAAGTAGGCGAGCTTTTGTCGAGCTTTCGCCAATACAGCGAGAATGGTGAAATTAAGCCTATTGTTCACGGCGATATTAAGCCTTCAAATCTGGTATGGGATGCCGCAAGTGAATCTATAGGCCTAATAGATTGGGGGTCTTCGGTATTCGCTCAGACCGACATTACCGGGCAATATGTGGGTAACAATGTCATGGATTTGATGTCGGGCGAACTTCACCAGACGAACGCCCGGCTTGGAGACGTTTATTTTATTGGCGAAGAACAGTTAAATGGTGCGCTTTCCAGCCCGCGCTTTGATGAGCAGGGATTAGCGAGCACCTTATATGCTCTAGCATCTGGGCAATCTTGTCGCTATGGCAGTAAAGTTATTACGCCATCATCTCTTGGATTACCCAAAATGCTTGCCAATATTCTGGAGTATATGCTCAGTGATGATCCTGTTAAAAGAAGACAGGGTGGTGATTATTTGTTTAACCACCTTCATGTTTTAAAGAATATGGTTTTCGCCCAAGATAAACAAACGCAATACACACCGTTAATCCCCACGTGGCTCACCCATACCCTTAATGCCGATATAGAAACCGTTGTTTATAGTTCGCGAAAATCTTATCTACGCCAACAGGCACTGCTATCTGACTCTTTAGATGATAAAGAGGTACAAGAGTTACGCTACATAAACGACGCGCAGTTTGACCGCTACTACAAAAACTACCTGCAAGGTATGGGTGATACTGAGAAAGCCTTTGTATCAGCCATTAGCAGGCTAGGGCGCTACCCAGTAGTAGGTGGCATGGCGGTTCGGTGGGAACCAGAGGGTATATATGTAGATTCCAGCTTAAATTTGTATGATGAAACCCTCAAAACTGCTTTTGATTTAGCGGTAAATAACGTCATTAATCTAGCAAGAGCCATTCACAAGCCAGCGGTATTTAAGTGCTGTATGTTCAATGCTAAAAATACCCTTCATATTGAGCGCGACAGCGAAGATGAAGATTTTCTGCCTGGTAGTGACCTTTCCATTCCTTATGAGTTGTCACGTGTTTCTGCACAAAAAGATGAGAGTCGAACTCACTCTTATTTTGAAGATGGCGACGACCCAGATGAATTACTAAAACTGCCCCAAGATATCATTGAAACTATTGTGCAGTTAAACACGATACACCACACTGGTTGCATTATATTTGAAGCATTGCCTAAACACCTGAAGATACACAACTATTATACGTTGCTTGACCATAGCCAAGAGGAGCGCTTTAAAGCTTTGTTGGCGCAACTAGTGCAACAAATCCCTAACATAAAAGGGCTAGGCATTTCAGGGTTTATGAAGTTACCCTATAAAGATACGCGCTTTTTCGAGCATAAAGCAAAATTGCCTGAGAAATATTACCCGCGAAATCCTAAAGCAGTTATTGAAGAGAACGTACAACATGTCCGAGATTAA
- the proQ gene encoding RNA chaperone ProQ: MESPEKFTNSKEVIAFLAETFPKCFSIEGEARPLKIGIFQDLATRLEEEERVSKTLLRSTLRHYTNSWRYLYSIKEGANRVDLDGVEGDAIEKEHADHAQQQLEESKAKAAEKRKAKLAQQPKRKDKRQFNRPKGEKSANSDHADSKRGTKPKNNRPNNTPPAKLTDSDLQQGTQVTVKLGKAPMPAVITEVAKDGIHVQLDSGMVVKVNADALRLARSKRS; encoded by the coding sequence ATGGAATCACCAGAGAAGTTTACTAACAGTAAGGAAGTGATAGCTTTCCTTGCAGAGACCTTTCCGAAATGTTTTAGCATTGAAGGCGAGGCCCGCCCACTTAAGATCGGTATTTTTCAAGATCTTGCCACTCGTTTAGAAGAAGAGGAACGCGTTAGCAAGACACTTCTTCGTTCTACATTACGTCATTACACCAACAGCTGGCGCTATCTTTATAGCATCAAAGAAGGTGCAAACCGTGTAGATCTTGACGGCGTTGAAGGCGATGCGATTGAAAAAGAACATGCTGATCACGCGCAACAGCAGCTTGAGGAAAGCAAAGCAAAAGCCGCTGAAAAGCGCAAAGCTAAGCTTGCACAACAGCCTAAGCGTAAAGACAAACGTCAATTTAATCGCCCAAAAGGTGAAAAATCTGCAAATTCGGACCATGCTGATAGTAAGCGCGGAACTAAACCGAAAAATAACAGACCAAACAATACACCACCTGCGAAATTGACAGACAGCGATTTACAGCAAGGTACGCAAGTTACCGTTAAATTAGGTAAAGCACCTATGCCAGCAGTAATTACCGAAGTTGCTAAAGATGGCATCCACGTTCAATTAGACTCAGGCATGGTGGTTAAAGTAAACGCAGACGCTTTACGTTTGGCACGCTCCAAGAGGTCGTAA
- a CDS encoding pyridoxal-phosphate-dependent aminotransferase family protein: protein MQSFSTFIPPERTLMGPGPSDVNPRILNAMARPTLGHLDPLFIELMDQTKQLLQYAFKTVNALTMPISAPGSAGMEACFVNLVEPGDKVLVCINGVFGNRMVENVERCGGEAITINNTWGEQTDLNAVEDALKANPDIKILAFVHAETSTGVRNEAKALCELAKKYDCLSIVDAVTSLGGIELDVDGWGIDAIYSGSQKCLSCVPGISPVSFSDKAVHVIQNRKTKVQSWFLDMNLIVGYWGQGAKRAYHHTAPVNSMYAMYESLLILKEEGLENAWQRHASGHEKLAQGLSDLGLELTVDSAYRLPQLNVVKIPDGVDDAVVRKQLLEDFNLEIGAGLGEHAGKVWRIGLMGYACKPRNIDHCLAALRSALK from the coding sequence ATGCAATCGTTTTCTACTTTTATACCACCTGAGCGTACCTTGATGGGACCAGGACCATCCGACGTTAACCCAAGAATACTCAACGCCATGGCCAGACCTACTCTGGGCCACTTAGATCCACTATTCATTGAGTTAATGGACCAAACTAAACAGCTTTTACAATATGCATTTAAAACCGTAAATGCTCTTACTATGCCTATTTCTGCCCCAGGCTCTGCGGGTATGGAAGCGTGTTTTGTTAACTTGGTAGAACCAGGTGATAAGGTACTTGTATGCATTAACGGCGTTTTTGGTAACCGCATGGTCGAAAATGTTGAACGATGCGGTGGTGAAGCTATTACCATTAATAATACGTGGGGTGAGCAAACTGATCTCAATGCCGTTGAGGATGCCCTAAAAGCCAACCCCGATATTAAAATACTTGCCTTTGTTCATGCAGAAACATCAACGGGTGTGCGTAATGAAGCCAAAGCACTGTGTGAACTAGCCAAAAAATATGATTGTTTAAGTATTGTCGACGCGGTTACTTCGTTAGGCGGCATTGAGTTAGATGTTGATGGGTGGGGTATCGATGCTATTTATTCAGGCTCACAAAAATGCTTAAGTTGCGTGCCGGGTATATCGCCAGTTTCTTTTAGTGATAAAGCAGTTCATGTCATTCAAAACAGAAAAACAAAAGTGCAGAGCTGGTTTTTAGACATGAATCTGATTGTCGGTTACTGGGGCCAAGGCGCAAAACGTGCGTACCATCATACCGCGCCCGTTAACAGCATGTATGCGATGTACGAATCACTTCTAATATTAAAAGAAGAAGGGTTAGAAAATGCGTGGCAGCGACATGCTTCAGGTCACGAAAAACTTGCGCAAGGTTTAAGTGACCTTGGTTTAGAGCTAACCGTAGACAGTGCTTATCGCTTACCTCAGTTAAATGTTGTCAAAATACCAGACGGTGTGGATGATGCAGTTGTTCGAAAGCAACTACTTGAAGATTTCAATTTAGAAATAGGTGCTGGGCTGGGCGAACATGCAGGAAAAGTATGGCGTATCGGGCTAATGGGTTATGCGTGTAAACCACGCAATATAGACCACTGTTTAGCAGCGCTGCGTAGCGCATTAAAATAG
- a CDS encoding GAF domain-containing protein: MKEQQYSRLVAQAKSLVSGEHDLIANMANISALLFNNLEEVNWAGFYLFKEEQLVLGPFQGQPACIRIPLGKGVCGTSASTKTVQRIADVHQFEGHIACDAASNSEIVVPLVLNDKLIGVLDIDSPVFERFNEEDEKGLVEIAQILMDSQK; the protein is encoded by the coding sequence TTGAAAGAACAACAGTACAGCCGGTTAGTCGCCCAAGCAAAGAGCTTGGTTTCTGGTGAGCATGATCTTATTGCCAATATGGCTAACATCAGTGCGCTGCTTTTCAATAACCTCGAAGAGGTTAATTGGGCAGGCTTTTATCTTTTTAAAGAAGAGCAATTGGTACTTGGGCCATTTCAAGGTCAGCCCGCTTGTATTCGCATTCCCCTAGGAAAAGGCGTTTGCGGTACAAGTGCAAGTACCAAAACCGTTCAGCGTATAGCAGATGTTCATCAGTTTGAAGGACACATTGCTTGTGATGCCGCGTCTAATTCTGAAATTGTTGTTCCACTTGTACTCAATGATAAGCTTATCGGCGTACTTGATATCGACAGCCCTGTTTTTGAACGTTTTAACGAAGAAGACGAAAAAGGGCTCGTCGAAATTGCTCAAATTCTCATGGATTCGCAGAAATAA
- the tesB gene encoding acyl-CoA thioesterase II — protein MSEIKLSSLFELETVEAGIYRGQSWDLGFRALFGGQVLGQALAAAYETVSPDRVVHSFHTYFLLPGDAKKPVVYDVEIVRDGRSFSARRVKAIQDGRNIFYMTASFQVPQEGMEHQNPTMPNVPGPEDVQSDIEFYEANFNKIARPMQEALSYHKPVDIRTVDAANSYHSAKREPTRYIWLKARDTMDAQLAVHQAALAYASDYHFLSTSLQPHGVAVTDKSLRIATIDHAMWFHRPINMNEWMLYAMESPFSGGSRGLVRGQIFNQSGELIASTMQEGLMRKVDE, from the coding sequence ATGTCCGAGATTAAACTATCATCACTATTTGAACTTGAAACAGTGGAAGCTGGCATCTATCGAGGTCAAAGCTGGGATTTAGGCTTTAGAGCTTTGTTTGGCGGGCAGGTTTTGGGTCAAGCATTAGCGGCAGCCTATGAAACCGTATCACCAGACAGAGTGGTCCACTCATTTCATACTTACTTCCTATTGCCAGGCGATGCTAAAAAACCTGTTGTGTACGATGTAGAAATTGTTCGGGACGGAAGAAGTTTCTCTGCGCGTCGTGTCAAAGCGATACAAGATGGCAGAAACATTTTCTACATGACAGCATCTTTTCAAGTGCCTCAAGAAGGTATGGAGCATCAAAACCCCACTATGCCTAATGTTCCTGGGCCTGAGGACGTTCAGTCTGACATTGAGTTTTACGAAGCGAACTTCAACAAAATTGCGCGTCCTATGCAAGAAGCATTGAGCTACCACAAACCGGTTGATATTCGCACGGTAGATGCAGCTAATTCATATCACTCTGCAAAGCGTGAGCCCACCCGTTATATTTGGTTAAAAGCAAGAGATACCATGGATGCGCAACTCGCCGTTCACCAAGCAGCCCTTGCTTACGCATCAGACTATCACTTTTTAAGTACATCCTTACAACCTCACGGCGTTGCTGTAACTGATAAATCACTTCGTATCGCAACCATTGACCATGCAATGTGGTTTCATCGCCCAATAAACATGAATGAATGGATGTTATATGCAATGGAAAGCCCTTTTAGTGGTGGTTCTAGAGGCTTAGTTCGCGGTCAAATATTTAATCAAAGTGGCGAGCTTATTGCGTCAACCATGCAAGAAGGATTAATGAGAAAAGTAGACGAATAG
- a CDS encoding SIMPL domain-containing protein, translating into MKLFKQAKPNTLRRSLWASAIITLSAPMLAQAAQEAVINVQGVGAVEVTPNAYSVKLVVEEEGATVGKLNTQLDADLRSIVKFLLNQGIDEKHIQSMQVRLQPRYTNTPQGRQQEGFTLSRDITVTSTKLDTYDKVLDGVLKRGVDRIQQFNFITIGEGDAYQKALIAAVKDAKQRAHLLAKELGVEVGEVVAISESGGNMPIPVMRAEAFAKDMSMSLPGQERVEARINVSFNIVQ; encoded by the coding sequence ATGAAATTATTTAAGCAAGCTAAACCAAATACGTTGAGAAGGTCGCTTTGGGCTTCAGCAATAATCACATTGTCCGCCCCAATGCTTGCTCAAGCAGCGCAAGAAGCAGTAATAAATGTACAAGGCGTAGGCGCTGTAGAAGTGACACCAAATGCCTACTCAGTGAAGTTGGTTGTTGAAGAAGAAGGGGCGACGGTAGGAAAACTTAATACACAACTAGATGCAGACTTGCGTTCTATCGTTAAGTTTCTGCTCAATCAAGGTATAGATGAAAAGCATATTCAAAGTATGCAAGTACGCCTACAACCTCGTTATACCAATACACCACAAGGGCGACAGCAAGAAGGTTTCACCCTGTCTCGGGACATCACAGTCACCTCAACTAAACTAGATACCTACGATAAAGTGCTAGATGGCGTGTTAAAACGTGGTGTTGACCGTATCCAACAGTTTAACTTTATTACTATTGGTGAAGGCGATGCATACCAAAAAGCACTTATTGCTGCAGTGAAAGACGCAAAGCAACGCGCCCACCTGTTGGCGAAAGAATTAGGGGTAGAAGTAGGTGAAGTAGTTGCAATCTCAGAATCTGGTGGCAATATGCCGATTCCAGTAATGCGTGCTGAAGCTTTTGCCAAAGACATGTCTATGTCTTTACCTGGTCAAGAGCGTGTAGAAGCGCGGATTAATGTGTCTTTTAATATTGTTCAATAG